From the genome of Numenius arquata chromosome 9, bNumArq3.hap1.1, whole genome shotgun sequence:
ttttgcatctaaGCCCACCTAGGAAGCAGTGAATGCTTATTGCTGGAATAGATGACAAGTCTTCAGGGAGCCTGTGCGCTTGATCAACATTAATTACTGAAGTATTACCATAATCAATATATTGTATACTTAACAAATTGTCAGAAGTCTTCTCTTTTACTACAGCTCGATACCACAGGCTGTCCTCTGAATAAACAGCACTGATTAAGTCTCCAGCTTGGAAAAGTTGTCCACAAGGGCTCTTTGCTTGTGGCCCATTGTTTAAGCTTTCCGAAATGCTGTTAAGCTGAGCCTCGTCACTTTCTAGTTGAACATAAAAATCCAAGGGATCGTTTACATGCGACACATACACTGACACTTTAAGAGCTGGCACCACCTTCTGTTGCAGTAGATCAGATACATTTTCAAGCCTTATACACCCGCCTTCAGCATCAGATTTAATGTCTGACTGTGTACCCATCTGGACAGAGAGCAGAGACTCCTCCCCtgctttatttaacaaaaaagcaTCCTTCTTACTGCTAAGCGTGTCACCAGATTCTAGCAATCCAGCTGCCAGATCTTCCTTGGTAGCAGGCTGAAAAAGGTTTACATCTTCTTCTGTGAAGTGCCTTTTGCtactctcccctcctccctgatcTCCAGAGCTGCATTTTTGTCTTTCAAGAGACCTACCTGCATTTAAAGGGGACTCTGCAGTCTCATTCACATCTGCATTTTGAGAGCACAAAGTTTCATCTTCTACTTGCCTACACAGTCCTGTATTGTTTGCCAAGCTTAACTCCTCCTTCAGTTTTGCATTAATTTGAGTTTTACCATCAAACAACTCAATCAACAGTTTACCATCAGATTCCCTTGCTACCACGATTGCTTTTAATTGCCTTTCTAGGATGGCCTCCTTAAACCATGTTGCAGCTTCTTTGGGAACATTAGATATATCAGACAAGGAACACTTTATGGCCTGCATTGGCAAAAGCAAAATATCACGTGCATCCCTGGGTAAAGGAAGCAGATGATCCTTCTCTATTGTCTCTGTGTTCCCAAAATCCACAAAGAAGACTTCCATATTAGGTTTTGTTTTCGTAATTACTCCCCTGTACCAGTGATTGTCAGTATACTTTGCTAGGCACAATCTCCCAGACTTCTGCAAAGTTTTTAAGCTGGTCATTGTTTCAGTTAGGCGACCGATGCTATCAGTAAGCTGTGCTAAGACATCTGCACATCTTTCAAGTTGGCAGTAAAATGTCCAGGGATCCTCAATGTGGGTAATATAAACATCCTCCTCACTCCCAATTTTGATACCATGCATAGAGTAATAGTAAGAACGAAGCTGAACCGAGGATACCAGAGACTTTTGAGGAGACAAAGGTCTGGCCACACCTCTCTCAGTCAGGAACCTGCAAGCACTCTGAAAAGGTGTCATTAAATCTACAATGTTAAATAGCTCCTTGTTACTTATCGAAGCCAAGGCAAATATTGTACACTTCAGTTCAAAGTGAGATGACGAAGTATCCACAAACTCCTGAAAAGCCTGAATTGCTTCCTCATCCCAAGCAAAAGGATCATGACCATTTGGTTGGATTAGGTTGTAGAGGCTGCACCTGAAAGCCTGAGCCTCTAACCTAAGAAAGCGTTCATTAGTTGAGCGGAGGTTCACTAGAGAGACGAACTCCCTGTTGCCATAGTCAACATATACGACTTCTACTTTTTCTGCAGAAGTAACTTCACTAATAATTAAAGCCCTGTACCATTTTTCATCCTCTGAGTACCGGGCTAAACATACAGAACTTGGCCAAGTATGTGGGTGGGATGAATTTTTACAATACTCTTGAATTTCAGCCATTAATACCTTAAGATCATGGCAATTTCTACTTAACTGACACCAAAAATAACTAGGATTTTCAAAATAAGACACAATGACATTAACTGTACTTCCCACTTCTAACTGGCCTCCATAAGAGGAACTTGGCTTCATTTCCACATAATTCTGTCTCCAGGAAACTGGCAGGTTTTCCTTGCCCTCATACTTGGGAGCAGGAAGAGATTCACTACTTTCAGAATTGTGAATGGCTGCAAGAGGGCCCTCTCTGACCATCACAGCTGTACAAGGATTAAGTGCTCTACCATTTGTCTTTAGATCAGATTCTTCTCCGAGCTTCTTCCCTGCATTTAGACGGTTTTGCTCCCCATCACTTACTGGGGAAAAGGCCTGGCTCACAGACTTACCAGATGATTTCTGGAGAGTCTTGGGTGTTTCACACCTCTGGTATTCAGCATACCCTCCCTGGGCCATGAGGTTACTTACATTTTTCTCTCCTAATTGGGACTGGTCAAAAATTTCAACCATATATTTGTCACCCTGTGCACTCAAAAAGCGAACCTTTAGTCCCTTGTCCAGTACAATCTCTCTGAAGGCAGCCACAGATGCTTCATTCCAACTCCCCCTCAGAGGCGAGACACCTGCCAAACAACACTTCAAAGCTAAAGCAGGCAGTTCCCTGAACCGAGGGAGCAGCTCCTTTACCGCACACCGATCTACAGTTTCGGTATCGCCCCTGTCCACCAGGTGTATTTCTACCTCACTGTCCAGTACCCTGGTGATCACCGCTCGATAAAAGGCACCCTCTTTCCCACTGGCACAACAAAGGGATCCGTTCTGTACGTCCCACCCAGCATCATCCAGCTTCGTGGTGTGGGAGTAAAAATTCCACATACACTGCCTCAGCCGCCTGAACAGCCGGCGATGCTCATAGAGCTGCAGCCAGAACTCGGATGGGTCTCGGAGGTGGGACACTTGCGCATCATGGAATGCGCCCAACTTCAGATGCACACCAACTACAGGAGCAGAGGCCAAACCTCCGTGTGCTAAAGCAACAGGAGGTGCTCCTGGTGGCAATTCCAATTTAGCTGTGGATTCTTCTACTTCCAGCTGCTCTTGAGCCTCAGTTTGGCTGACCAGGCAGCAAGCCTGCACCCCAAAAAGATGGTTCAAGTTGATGCCGTTTTCCCCATACAGGCTCACATAATAGCAATGCTCGAAGGAGTTAAAGGCTTTGATGTGAGCACTCACTCCTTTGCCTAGCACCAACGCTTTCAGCTCATCGATCTGCCATGGGGACCACCCACAACCCCCATCTGAGATACCCTGAAGAGCGCAGGCATAAGTCACCACAGGCGTACGAAAACACTCAAGTGGCAAATGGCGCAGGTTAGCTCTGGTCACAGTCTCCTTCCTGCCATAATCCACAAAGATCACTAGAGCCATTTGCTGGTCCTGCTCCCCAGCAGTAAGATCCAGCAGGAGTGCACGGTACCACTGGCCATCTCTGCCACAGGCAGCACAGGGTGAACCCACTTTGAGTAATAAATCCTGCTCCCGCTGGTCATAAGTGTGGCACATGGTATCAGAAAGGCAACGGATCTCCTGGGACAGGCTCTGCAACTGGCAGTAGATGTGGTCTGGGTCAGACACATGCGTCACTAAGACAGGCTCTGTTATATCCAACTGAAGCTGTGGGTAGAAGTAATCCAAGGCAGGTGACACAGGCTGATAGGACAACAAACCATGGAGAAGCTGTGGCACTGCAGAAGGCACAAGGGAACATGCTGGGAGCTGCACCTTGAGCTTATTCCTTAATTGTCCATACGTCAGGCAGCACCTGACCACCTGGCAGAACCAGCTGGGAGGGACCTGCCTGGCCAGGCCCAGGTGATGCATCTGGGCCACTAGCTGGGGCAGCTCAAGCACTATGAGCTGTGGTGTCACTACTGCCTGCACCAGGCCAGACACCTCCTTGCCATGCAGGTAGCTGAGGAACTCCATAGCCTCCACTGTCCAGGTGTAGGCTGGTGCATCCCCACTGGGTGCCCCCCTGAGACCCCCGGAGGGCATGACATCAGCCACGATACAGCTCAGCACCTCCGGTGGCAGGTGGAAAAGCTCCTTGCAGCCCCGTGCCAGGTAATAGGGGGTCGTGACCACTGTGCAGCCCTCATCAAGCAGGAACACGCGGTAGATCTGGTCACGGCGACTCACCACGCAGCAGCGATACCAGAGCCCAACCACCTCCACCAGGCCCAGGTCTCCAGTGCACAGCTCAGCCCCGTCGGCCACCACCCCGCCGGGTTTCAGGGTGGCTGCCAGCCGCGGCCCCACCGTCGCCTGGATCTCACGGCGGAGGCGGACGTAGTCAGCGTTCCGCTCGCCCAGTGTCCCCCACAGCCACACCACGGGCACCTCGGGGCGCAGGCCCACGGCGCAGACCCGCAGGGACACGGTGGCGCCGGGGCGCAGCGCCCCCGGCCCCGAGCTCATCCTGCCGCCTTCGCCGCCCGCACCAAGACAAATGGCCGCCGGCACCTCCCGGCTTCATAGGGCACGCGCCGCCCACGTGACACGCGGGCGGTCGAGTCCATTTTGATCGccgcgggggggagggggtgcgTGGGATGTAAAGGCAGAACTGGAGGGGCTGAGAGAGTAATACATAGGACGCTCCCGCTAAAGAAGAAGTACTGAAAGCCCGCACAAAGAGGAAGGTTGTCGCCGGGGCGCGCTGGAGCCGCGGGACTCAGCCCCGAGCCCGCTGGAGTTGCCCTCGTCCGGGGTGGAACGCTCCACGCCGGCACGGCCAGGGGGCGGGGCTCGGAGAGAGCCCTCCGAGCCCTCTCAGTCTCCATTGGTCAGAGCGGGCTCCCGGGGCGGGACGTGCGTGCAGGGTTTGGCTCCTATTGGCCAGCGTGCGGCTGCAGTGTGAGGGCGGGgtggggcggtggcggcggtccCTGAGGCGAGCGTCTTGTCGCCGGCAGCCACGGTAGGGCCTCCACCGGTGGCAGCTCGAGCTCCACGGCTCTCTCCGGCCTGGCCGCAGACAACCTACCAGAGGGGCAAGAGTGCCAGAGGGGCGGGCTGGCCGCGCAGGGCCTCCCCTCCGCCCGCAGCCAGGCCTGCCGCAAGCTGCCCTCAGGCTCCCTCAGTGCCTCAGGCTCCCTCAGCGCCTCGGGCTTCCTCAGCACATGAGGTGGAGGTTGCCCTCTGCCTGTCGCCCTCCGGTCTGCGCCTTCCATCTGTGACACGGGACACCCACCTCCCCCAAGGCCTGTCTGCATCCAAAGCAGCGTGGTCAGCAGGCTGAGGGAAATGATTCTGCCCCCCTACTCctctctgatgagaccccacctggagtgctgtgtccagctctggagccctcagcacaggaaagacatgggcttgttggagtgggtccagagaagggacaTAAAAATGACCAAAGGGATAAAATACCTCTCCTAGgaacacaggctgagagagttgggattgttcagcctggagaagagaaggctccagggacaccttattgcaTCTTTCCACTATCTGAAgtgggcctacaagaaagctggagggaGACTTTTTACAAGCgggtgtagcaataggatgacaggtaaaggttttaaactgaaagaggggagatttagattagatattaggaagaaattctttactgtgagggtggtgagacactggaacaggttggcccgAGAAGTTGCGGattgcccatccctggaggtgttcaagaccaggctggacggggctttgagcaacctggtctagtgggaggtgtccctgcccatggcaggggggttggaactagatgatctttaaggtgccttccaacccaaaccattctatgattctatgatctgcaccATGGGGAGGGTGACACTGGACTGAGGGACAGCAGCATCTGGGGCTGTCCTGCCAATGGATGGGGCAGCTGCAGGCAAGGACCACCTCTGAGGGCCTTGGGAAGTGGCAAACATGGATGCTGTGTTTGGTGGCCCCCTCGAGATAGCCTGTGCTTTGACACTGCACAGTTGCATGTATTCTCTGCAATCCTGTGATTTCTCCCTGGTTTCGTCCCCCTATTTTTCCAGAGAGCCCTTTAAGCTTTTGATGGGGCTGCCTTTAAGGACAATGGTCAGAAGTGTGAGGAAGAGAAAGGCCCAGAACTTCAGCAAGCCTTTCTTAGGCTACAGGAGAGTCCAGCTAAAGAACCTCAGTGCCATCCTCAGGCTAACTCTTGGCTTCTGAAACTGAAGCTGGTAAATTCTAAATAAATAAGGCCAAGGGCTTCACAGGGTAGAAACTTCTGCTTGAACAATTTGCAATTACAAAACACTAATAAGTAATGCAGAAAGTGGCAAGGTTTCctattcaaattatttatttatttttaaatacaaaacactaGGAATCAGCACTGTTACAAATCTCTTTAGTGTTTCCTGCTCAAAAAGGGGACTTTATTAAGAGT
Proteins encoded in this window:
- the TDRD6 gene encoding tudor domain-containing protein 6 → MSSGPGALRPGATVSLRVCAVGLRPEVPVVWLWGTLGERNADYVRLRREIQATVGPRLAATLKPGGVVADGAELCTGDLGLVEVVGLWYRCCVVSRRDQIYRVFLLDEGCTVVTTPYYLARGCKELFHLPPEVLSCIVADVMPSGGLRGAPSGDAPAYTWTVEAMEFLSYLHGKEVSGLVQAVVTPQLIVLELPQLVAQMHHLGLARQVPPSWFCQVVRCCLTYGQLRNKLKVQLPACSLVPSAVPQLLHGLLSYQPVSPALDYFYPQLQLDITEPVLVTHVSDPDHIYCQLQSLSQEIRCLSDTMCHTYDQREQDLLLKVGSPCAACGRDGQWYRALLLDLTAGEQDQQMALVIFVDYGRKETVTRANLRHLPLECFRTPVVTYACALQGISDGGCGWSPWQIDELKALVLGKGVSAHIKAFNSFEHCYYVSLYGENGINLNHLFGVQACCLVSQTEAQEQLEVEESTAKLELPPGAPPVALAHGGLASAPVVGVHLKLGAFHDAQVSHLRDPSEFWLQLYEHRRLFRRLRQCMWNFYSHTTKLDDAGWDVQNGSLCCASGKEGAFYRAVITRVLDSEVEIHLVDRGDTETVDRCAVKELLPRFRELPALALKCCLAGVSPLRGSWNEASVAAFREIVLDKGLKVRFLSAQGDKYMVEIFDQSQLGEKNVSNLMAQGGYAEYQRCETPKTLQKSSGKSVSQAFSPVSDGEQNRLNAGKKLGEESDLKTNGRALNPCTAVMVREGPLAAIHNSESSESLPAPKYEGKENLPVSWRQNYVEMKPSSSYGGQLEVGSTVNVIVSYFENPSYFWCQLSRNCHDLKVLMAEIQEYCKNSSHPHTWPSSVCLARYSEDEKWYRALIISEVTSAEKVEVVYVDYGNREFVSLVNLRSTNERFLRLEAQAFRCSLYNLIQPNGHDPFAWDEEAIQAFQEFVDTSSSHFELKCTIFALASISNKELFNIVDLMTPFQSACRFLTERGVARPLSPQKSLVSSVQLRSYYYSMHGIKIGSEEDVYITHIEDPWTFYCQLERCADVLAQLTDSIGRLTETMTSLKTLQKSGRLCLAKYTDNHWYRGVITKTKPNMEVFFVDFGNTETIEKDHLLPLPRDARDILLLPMQAIKCSLSDISNVPKEAATWFKEAILERQLKAIVVARESDGKLLIELFDGKTQINAKLKEELSLANNTGLCRQVEDETLCSQNADVNETAESPLNAGRSLERQKCSSGDQGGGESSKRHFTEEDVNLFQPATKEDLAAGLLESGDTLSSKKDAFLLNKAGEESLLSVQMGTQSDIKSDAEGGCIRLENVSDLLQQKVVPALKVSVYVSHVNDPLDFYVQLESDEAQLNSISESLNNGPQAKSPCGQLFQAGDLISAVYSEDSLWYRAVVKEKTSDNLLSIQYIDYGNTSVINVDQAHRLPEDLSSIPAISIHCFLGGLRCKKNIDWAEEAVLYFTERTSEVLLTCEFVEKVEDKWKVILSDHQGIITVDLANENLTSRKRSCSTEILDRENSDVVTVCEPLPPQAQNETSCGSDCKSFIWKFPEAGQTVKIYVTVVNGPEYFWSRSVDTEDMNYIEEKLEEVENLGLNSSNNFSPCIKNGDMCLAKYSQDGRFYRAKVCSVAGDNIVVRHVDYGSEEAVSLEMVRQIPCELLKVPNQAFACCLSGFNSSEGSWLSEAKEKFYNATEDLLLEAEVVETWGDKASEVPLSVVKLEAAGKSINEEMKPFWKANKGTGNNAFSNLENPIQENRCSNNDMGLCLKRETTAEHQSSFDKEIPLSEGESDNNVLLEPTRSCGLQILGSEMKAAEQELSEAPLGGDAELKAELTGSASAARLFLNKQELQRLPVLRVRSSSSDETGKLVEVDQLQMHSSYDDLKELILELEALSRQSSFGEETKEALETESLEMQKAWGSEAREKVLEQESFELPVASEETGELAALKFLEILPSLNERENLVPSVSDGEKTVELMPSDVQLSLGEKAAKLELDLSGTHKAEVIEDDWMEVESPPLRLSSSGGRSEKQPDLKTDDVLSMLGAEIEQLLGLVLPNVEPSQEDGEEDLLGLERAALQSSANRGSQSPFLRKDLTNLRPVCTVKSRDSQVEKRKEWQKKKDDSYVEEWMKQDLTDSFKECADTLLLSSHCKPGDEEVEKKRNENLADCGAGHNEYTCNLKGFAVGSNCVVWTSLKWCEARILEVSEKGTRVLILSSGNEEIVDPENVWNGIPDWACRSSEAITPATENLQSLPEESLLQEKRTGCSSDLAEDLHVLQHS